CGATCTGGCTTATGAGACATGCTATAAGCAGGAAGGTAAATCGATTTACCAACTTTGGCAAGGCCGTATCATGGTCAAGTGATCACCGGCTTGAACATGCGGTGCATCCCGCTACAGTCGCGCGCGAAAAGGAACGTTCATAATGGCGACCAACGCCGACATTGCCAAAGCCGCTGGGGTCTCACCGGCTATCGTTTCGCGGATCGTTAACGGCGATAAAACCTTGCGGGTAAGCGCGGAAACCCGAGCCCGCGTGCTGCGGCACATCCAGGAAATGGATTATTCGCCGAACGTCGCCGCGCGTTCGTTGAAAGCGTCCAGTACCGGCGTGATTGCGCTCATCGTGCACGACCTGACCAGCTCGGTTTACGCAGAAATCATCGCGGGTGCGCATGAAGCAGCGCTCGCGTACGGCAAAGCTGTTCTCGTCGGAGAAGCCAATGAGAGCGCAAGCGGACAATCCCACCTAGAGGATCTTGTGGCCGGTCGCGGCGTGGATGGGATCATCCTACAGGGCGCGGGTACCAGGTTCGACCGTACCCTCGAACGCGCCGCCCGCCACGGCGTACCCACAGTACTTTTGCAAGCGGGCGATCCACTGACCAATCGGGTCGTTCGCCTTGATGACGAGGCCGCCGGTCGCGTCGCAACCGAGCATTTGCTTTCGCTTGGTCATACGCACATCGGTTACATCGGCGTCGCGGATGAATTGCTTTTCTCCGGTGACCGCAAACATGGCTGGCAGCGCGCGCTCGCAGATGCAGGTATCGAGCCGCAGGATGGTTGGTCCACTGATGGCGGCAATAAGTTTGCGCCGGGCGCTGATGCCATCCGCGAACTTCTGCGGCGCGATCCGCAACTTACCGGTGTGGTTGTCGCGAATGTGGCTTCGGCCATTGGCGTTTCTGCAGCACTCCAGGATCTGGGCAAGCGCATACCTGACGATTTCTCGATGATCGCCGTTCACGACATCCCGCTCGCTGACTATCTGCGTCCTGCTCTGACCGTGATCCGCATGCCGCTTCGCCAGTTGGGATCCGTCGCAATCGAGGAGGTGACAGGTGGGGGTACAACGCCAGGTGTTGTTTGCGTGGATGGCGCCGGTCCGGAGTTGATCGAGCGCGCAAGTACTGCACCGGTGCGGCGCTACGACGCTTTGTGATCAAAAGCGATATGCCGATGCGTCAAAGCCAGGTCTTCATTGCTCCAGCAGCAAACTTTGGCTTTTTGTCTGAACGGATGTATTCTGGCGAGCCACGCTTGAGCAGGAGCGGGTAAAGCGCTTCAAGGACATCGTCAGCTCCCATCTTGGTACGGACCACAACAGCCAAGGCTTGCCGGGTTTACTCACCGAGAACCGTGAGCATTTGATAGCTGCGACCGCCCCATGCCACCTAAGCGCTTGCGCCAGTTGAATTGCGTTGCATGGCCAATCTCGACACTTCGACATGCTGACGGCAGATCATCAACGGCAACCAGCTGCAGCTCAATCCCACGAAGTAGCTTCAGGATATCTTCGCCTGTGTCTCGCTTCCGCACCACGCCAAATCCCCCTCTCGTGGCCAATGTGATCGCCCAGTTCTAGGGGGGAGGACAACCTTTCGTTGATGCTTAGTCTGCAGACAGACCTTCGGCCACCAAATAGACGTTCGTGGCTCTATCCAGGATGACCGGAACGGGCGTCGAGCAGACGCTAGCCTCTATTTGCGCTCAACGCCGTTTTATCGCCTGAAGAACTGACCTGAGCCCCATTTCGTACACTTACAGTGTAAGATCGCAAACCTTCGGGATGCTGTGGTTTCTTGCGTAACCGTGCGTTCACTAAACCTTTGAAGTCTCTTGAAAGATAGTCATGTCACTCTGTAGGCCGCGTTTGTTGGGCCAAGAGGCATGGCGATGGATGAGAGACGCAAGAAATCGATTGGTACACGTCAGTACGAAGTGCCGCGGGCCAAACATCCCCTCGATTTTCCAGATAAAACGATCATCGTTGAATTGGCTCAAGCCACTGTGCGATGCGACGCCGTCTTTCTCGTCGGGATTGAACGCGAGCAACATTGCGTTGTCGCCCAAACGGCGGGGTCTCATCTCCACGAGACGATCATAGGTGATCTCATCAGGACGATCACCCACAATGCCTCGAAACCTAATCCAGCATCGGTTCCCGCTGATCCCCATACCTTTGGTGTTCCGCTGCCGTTTGGCGGCTCCGATGTCGTTGGCGCTCTCATCCTCTCTGGTCTGAAGGAGCCAAACCTTTCTGCTTGCCAAGCCGCTGCCATTGCAAACCTTCAGCAAATCATTGGCTCACTCCTCAAGACAAATGAAGCGCAGCGAGCAGCATCCGAGAGCAAAGCCGAGCTTCGCCTCACCTTGGAGACGATGGATCAAGCGATCACCGTCTTCGATGGCGACGCGCGTCTAACCTTTTGGAACCAGCGCTACATTGATCTGTTCGGGATTGATCCGAAGGTTGCCAAGAAGGGTGCCTCCCTAAGGGATATCATCGCGTCTCAGACTCGAAGCAACGGCTTTGAGGGGTTCGATACCGAAGACTACGAAACTATGCTGCGCAAGCTTCGAGAAGGCTTGGCCCGCGGGGAGACCGTGGAAGGTGGTGTTCGGCTTGAAAGCGGGCGGATCATCTCGTCCGTTCACACCGGCACGCCAGATGGCGGTTGGGTGGCAACCCACTCCGATGTAACGGAGCGTGTGCTCGCACAAGAGAAGGTCAAGCACGCATCAGAGCATGACAGCATGACAGGATTGCTCAACCGTTCAAAGTTTACCGCCGAGTACGAGCGGCTGAGCGCTCAACCTGGCCGTGTAGTGGCAATGCTCATCGACATCGATCGCTTTAAGTCCGTGAACGATAATCACGGTCATGGCGCAGGTGATGCTGTCATCATGAACGTTGCAGAACGCCTAAAGGGATGCGTTCGCCAGGATGATGTCGTTGCCCGCTTGGGTGGTGATGAGTTTGCGGTCTTGCTCTCGCTAGGCCCGCAAGCGGGTTCTGACGAAGCCAGACGTTTGGCTGAGGCCGTCTTGGATCGGATGCGTGAGGATATGCTGTTCGAGGGCATTTCGATCGATTTCAGCGTGAGCATCGGCGCCTACGAAATAGAGAGTAAGCACGAAGGCCTAGACGATGCTCTCTCGCGAGCTGACTTTGCGCTCTACCGCGCCAAACAGGATGGTCGGGCGAAAGCGCAGTTCTTTGATAAAGCACTCGCCAGAGAACTCGATCGCTCAAAGCTGTTCAGCTCGTTGGTGACCCGGGAAACGTATGACGACACCCTTGCCCTTCAATTTCAGCCAATCGTTTGCCTGAAGACTGGAAAAGACTGCAGCTT
The genomic region above belongs to Pseudomonadota bacterium and contains:
- a CDS encoding LacI family DNA-binding transcriptional regulator — translated: MATNADIAKAAGVSPAIVSRIVNGDKTLRVSAETRARVLRHIQEMDYSPNVAARSLKASSTGVIALIVHDLTSSVYAEIIAGAHEAALAYGKAVLVGEANESASGQSHLEDLVAGRGVDGIILQGAGTRFDRTLERAARHGVPTVLLQAGDPLTNRVVRLDDEAAGRVATEHLLSLGHTHIGYIGVADELLFSGDRKHGWQRALADAGIEPQDGWSTDGGNKFAPGADAIRELLRRDPQLTGVVVANVASAIGVSAALQDLGKRIPDDFSMIAVHDIPLADYLRPALTVIRMPLRQLGSVAIEEVTGGGTTPGVVCVDGAGPELIERASTAPVRRYDAL
- a CDS encoding EAL domain-containing protein, coding for MDERRKKSIGTRQYEVPRAKHPLDFPDKTIIVELAQATVRCDAVFLVGIEREQHCVVAQTAGSHLHETIIGDLIRTITHNASKPNPASVPADPHTFGVPLPFGGSDVVGALILSGLKEPNLSACQAAAIANLQQIIGSLLKTNEAQRAASESKAELRLTLETMDQAITVFDGDARLTFWNQRYIDLFGIDPKVAKKGASLRDIIASQTRSNGFEGFDTEDYETMLRKLREGLARGETVEGGVRLESGRIISSVHTGTPDGGWVATHSDVTERVLAQEKVKHASEHDSMTGLLNRSKFTAEYERLSAQPGRVVAMLIDIDRFKSVNDNHGHGAGDAVIMNVAERLKGCVRQDDVVARLGGDEFAVLLSLGPQAGSDEARRLAEAVLDRMREDMLFEGISIDFSVSIGAYEIESKHEGLDDALSRADFALYRAKQDGRAKAQFFDKALARELDRSKLFSSLVTRETYDDTLALQFQPIVCLKTGKDCSFEALIRWAGPESDYLTPIGIIEAAEQNGAISCIGDWVLNNALRAHRSWDSDARIAVNLSPRQLGNGTVFEQVKQALEHHNVSPKLLELEVTENAVLQDEASFQELHELKQLGVQINLDDFGTGYASLTMLQRFPFDKLKIDRSFINRSDDDPLSGAIVRSVVGLGHELGLETVAEGIETQCQLDAMNALGCALGQGYFLGRPMNGVDVVQRVSHKTTLAA